A segment of the Strix uralensis isolate ZFMK-TIS-50842 chromosome 12, bStrUra1, whole genome shotgun sequence genome:
GCTCTCTGTGTGCAAACATCCTCTGTGCTGGGCTGATTTAGATACTGCCCGGCTTCCTATCTCGCTAATGACTGCAGCTGTCATGAACAAATCTTTGTATGATTGAAAActctgtaaattttatttttctactgacACTTCTAATCCTGGTGGTGATTATCAGTAAATTCTGTAACAATCGAGGCGAATGAAAGTGTGTGTTTCTCCTGCAGTGTGGCAAGGGGGTCGGAGTTGTGCTTTTGGAAATGAGCCTTGCTCCTGCCTTGCATAGGGGCAGGTTTCTCCCACCCGGGGCCACCTGCACCAGGAAATGTCCTGGTTCTGGGTGTTCATTTTGTCTCCTTTAGGAGCTGGACCTGCACCACAGCCCAAGATGACATTTCGCTGCTGCTCAGCTGTCAGGGACGAATGAACTCAGCCTGTTTTAGGCTGAGAGTCACTGTCCCTGAGTGGAGGTGCAGggtccccgcagcccctgggcttgGTGCTGACCCGCTCCTGTCCCCCTGGGACAGTTCTCACCCTGGACAGTGGCTCTGCCAGGTCCGTGGGGCAGTCCCTGTGCGCCGCTCAGGCTCTCCTGGGGGAGCAGGCACAGGGACTGTCCCCTCGCTCTCAGGATGGGACCCCACACCTCACGGGCATGGCGCCGGCTAAACCCAGGGCTGGAGCGATGCCTGCACTACGAGGCCTGCATTATTTTATATCTACATACAGCCTACGAAAGCTGAGATCAGCAAAACGAGTCTTCGTAAGAAGGTAGCAGCTGTGCGTGGGGGGCATCTCCCGAGAGCTGGCGACCACACACCTGcgctgctcccccagccccccgggcGAGCGCGCTCTGAGATCAAAACTGGCCTTAAAAATTCACATCCTGATCGGCAGGGATCCCGGAGGCTTTATTGGCAGTAAAAGGTCAGTACATTCTCTTGGTTTCCTCGGGTGAGGACGATGGGGGGTCTCAGGTCCTGCGAGAGTGTCTCGAGCCAGGCCATGTAGAGGGAGCTGGGGCAGCGACCCTTCCTGCCGATGGGCAGCGTGCTGCGGCAGCAGCGAGGGGCCGGCTGAGGCACAGCCAGCACGGCCCCCTCCGGCTGCCCCCCCTAGCCAAGCTCCGTCCTCAGCCCCTCTCTCAAGCCAGTGCTAATTTGCAGGTTATTTCCCTAAAAAGGGGCAACACCTCGTCCTCCCCCCCCAATAGGACCCAGGCCAGACCCTTTGGTGCCTCCCAAGGGTTTTCCCCGTGGTGCAGCGccatcccagcacagcactgggggGTCTGTCCAGGATCACCCTGCCCGGGGGGGGTGAACATCCAGAGGGACCATTTCCACGGGGCAAGAAACGGGTGCGAGGGTGTTGCTGGCACCTACATGGCAATGAGCGCCGCGTCCCGTGAGTAATCCAGCAAAATCTCGTTCAGCCTCACTTGTCGGAGTGACTGCGGAGCAAAGAGGattgagaaatgcaaaataattgtTTCCAGAAGGACTGAATTTTGTCTCAAAAGCAGGAGACCCTTTGTGGGAGCTCCCCCTTGCACCGGTGCTACCTTGGCTCTGTTTTTATCAACCTCCTCGTCGGAAATCTTCCAGGGACAGCCCTGCCTCATCTCGTTCACCGTGGCCTCGTCTTTGAAGCCGTCGTTCAGCCTGAAGGGAGCGATCAGGTCGTCGAACCTCTTGATGCTGCAAGACAAGCAGACGGCGCCGGGGAATGGGgtctgggtgggtttgggggtgctggaagggggagaaggggagggggggtggttaCTGCTCTGGCCGGGGTTTCTGGTTGATGTCAGGGAGGATGTGGACCTCGTGGAAGCCGAGGCGGAACTTGCTCAGCAGAGAGACGATCCTACCAGAGAGAAGAGGGCACGTTTTCCAAAAATTGGCAGGGCACGGCCTGGCAGAAACCGCTGCCGCTGTCCTCGGTTTGTGCTTGGGCTTCTCCCACTCCGCAGTCCCACTGATTTTCGGAGGAGTGAGGCAAAGCAGCACAGATCCCCTTGTGGCAAAGCCTGGGGGGCTCAAGGCGggaagcagctcctgccacccACCCATGGGGACAGCAGCGGTGGCCACGTGGCTCAAAGGGGCTGCGGGTTGCCACGGCCGCTGGCACTTACGCCTTCCTCTCCTCGTCCATCCTGTTGATCTGCCCGCCGACAAACACCCGGATTTTGCACTTTCCCCACCGCTTCTTGCGACCCAGGAGGTAGGGGATGAGCAGCGTGAGACCTGTCCCCAAAACACCCCATGGGAGACGTGGTGGTGGTGACCCCGCGGGCTCGCCAGTGCTTCCTCGACACCAGATGCCAGGGATGCCCTGGCACCATTCTGCAAGGACCGAGCCCTCCTGGGCACCGTGATGGAGCTGCTGCGTTCGCATTAGCTGGACAGACGGACGGCGAAGAGCCGTGGCAGCCAAAGGTGAAAGTTACCTCCATCATCAAAGAGCCAGTAAATGTCGATGGTCTTCTTGCCCTGCTCGCTCTGGAAAATGGTGCTCGCCTGCTGCTCACCGGCCAAGGCAATAGGATCTGCTGCTGGGGCAAGAGGGTCCTGGTGTCGGCAAGGGGCACCACCGGCCACGGATTAAAGGCACCACTTCCTCCtggtcccagccctgctccccattGCTGCTCGGAACCCACGCCTCTGCCTGCAAACCTGGCTCCCCGAAAATAATCCTCAGAGCCGGGGCTGCTCCCAGCGGCCCTAAGCCAGGACCAACCTgtgcccagggctgctctgccacGGGTGCCATTCTCCTCGGGGTGCTCCGCTGCCTCAAATATGGGGTTAACTGGGGAGAGAGGACAAGAGCTGTCTCATCCCCTTCAGTCCCAGCCCAGGAGTGATGTCTCCCCAGGACTGTGACCTTCGCCTGGGGACACGGCACCAGCTGGCATGTCCTACAGCTCCGGCATGTGTCCGAGCATCCCCGGCTGCCCAAGACCACTTACCGTGAGCCTGCATCACTCTGGAAACATTCAGCCCTTCCTTCATTCTCATTAAGCACACGCCGTACTTGAAATCGAAGGCGTCgctggaaggagggaggagaaggcagtTAACGGTGGCTGGCTTGTGTTGGGCAGCACTGCCAGCCTGGCCCGACCCTGCACGCGTGGCTGCAGCGTCCCCGCACCCAACCGCGGGGCCACTCCCCGGGTGTGGAGGAGCCAGCGTGGCCGTACTGCAGGATGCCCACGTAGTCCTCCAGGCTCTGCGGGGACGCCGTCAGCCAGTTCCTCTTGTAGCCCAGCACCAGGATGTTGGGTCTCATCTTCCCGAGGCCGGCAGCCTACGGATAGATGTCCCCGTGAGACCCCTCTGCAGGGCAGACGGACATGGGTGGTGTCAGTCTGCAGGGGAGCCATGCAAAGGCAGGTGCCTGGAGATCAGGGAGCGGGGTCAGAGTCCACCGAGCCATGATGGAAGAGGAGGGACCCTGATGGTCGATAGCCAAGGATGGCCCTACCTGGATGAGCATTTGGACGCCGCTTCTGAGATCCTCAGCCACCACATCTGTGTAGAAAGCCTTGATCTTCCTCTTCACAAGCCACTTGGTGTGGCCGTCTGCCATCAGCCGGGACTCCGGCATCTTCTGCTTCCGCGGTccctggggggagcaggggcaggggctgaggcacAGGAGCCCCTTCCAGCTGGTGGTCTTGCCACCAAGGACCTCCAGCTCTTCTCTTCCCAAATCATTGGCAAGACCTGGATGTAACCACTGCACACATGGGAGGTTGCAATCACAGAAAGAAAGAGCAGATTTTGGGAGTCGACAGCCAACGCACACAATGCCAGCAGTCCCCTGGCTGGCATCGAGCTGGTGTTTGCTGCACCCATGTCCCCAGTTGCTCATGAGGCTTCAGGGCTGCAGAACCAACCTGTCCTCTGAGCAACCGCCTCATCCTACCGCATCTTTGGCAATTAATTGGCAAGGGGAAGCCGTTAGCCCACAGGGACATCCCGGCCCTTCATCAATATTGCTTAACAAGCTGTAGAGGCTTCCAGACAAAACATTTCATCATTCAGTGGCACATAAATGGGCACATTTCAATCCCCATCCCATGAGCCCACCAGGACACATCTGGATTTCCCACCCCCAGGTGGGCAGAGCCCCCAGGACAAGGAACCAACTGGCTTTTGCAGGTGACTCACGATCAGCACGTTGCCACAGAGCATCAGGCTGAGGTTCTTGGTGAACGTCCCCACGAAGTCCACCAGAGCCGGGCGGAAATTGGGAGGGCCAGTCAGCACCAGGCACTGCGGTCTGCCGGCAGGGAGAGAAACATGGGCACAGGCTGGTACTTCGGAGGCACTGAGCCTCTCTGGAACAAGCTGCGTCTCTTCTCCCATGCCTGGCCAGCAGCAACTAGAGGGAGCATCTTTAGGATGAGATGAAATCATGTGGCTGAGGATCCAGCCTCAGTCTTTGGTCTTTTTATATCAGATGAGACCAACGTGTCTGCATCTGCCTGGTATGGGGACAGCAAGCTTTGCCCTGCCCACATGGCAAAGACGTGGGATTTTGGAGACAGCCACATTTTGTTGGGGCTCCCAGTTACTGAGGATGGTGGTGAGGATGTGGCTGTGGCATGAGGCTGTGCTGGGCTTGCCAGCAGGGGTGGCTGGCCCTGCATCACCCTCCCTCTGTGCCCAGCACCACGTTGAGCCGCCCTTGCCTGTAGTTCTTGATGTGCTCATCCACTTCACTCAGCCCCACCGAGTAGTTGAGGGCCATGTTGTACGAGCTAGCTTGCATGGAGGAGCCCCAGTTGACGTCTACATGGGGGAGATGGATTAACAATGGGGCCAGACACCTCCCGGAGCATCGCTGGTGCCGGGTTACTGCCACGCACCCGGCTTTTTGTAGAGGACGTATCCCAGGAGGAAGATGACGATGCCGAAGGCAATGAGGGCCGCCCACCAGGTCAGCAGGAACATGATCACCACTGAGACGGTGGCCCCAAAGAGCGCGGCCCACTTGCTGTAATACCGAAAGGAGGGTCGCCAGCctgcatgcaaacacacacagcGGCCGCTGCCGGGACGGGGAACCGCACGGGGAGCcgcacggcacggcatggcacggcgcggcacggccCACCTGGGGAGTTGGTGATGGAGGCGTGGAAGCAGCTGAAGTTGATGAGGGCAtaggagcagaggaagaagttGGAGATGATGGGGGCGATGGCGTTGAGCTCAGCTGcgggaaggaggaagaggaggaggagagcgagCTGTCAGCAGCAGGGACTGAGCGACCTGGCTGGCGGCAGGCACCAGAAGGGCACCAGGGCGGCAAGCACCCACCAATGAGGATGAAGCCGATGGCAATGACGTAGGTGAGCATGTAGCCGCGGATGGGCTCACTGTTCCTCCCGTAGCCCTTCCCGAAGAAGCCTATGAGAGGGTAGAGCTGGTCCCTGCAGAGACACTGTGGGGAGAGACATGTTGGGGACAGTGGGCTTTGCTGGGATGGCAGCGTCATGGTGGCTCTTGCACCCATAAGAGCGAGGGCTGAACTGGCCTCATGCCTTCGCTGGTGGCAGCATCGTCCTCGCCCCAGGGCTGCTCACGGCTGCAAAGCCCCGCAGTGCCGGCTCATGGCCAGGAGCATCATCACCTGCTCCCGCTGCCAGGCTCAGCAATGTGAGCTGGGGGACACAGACACACCACTCCCTCACCTGGAAGACTTTGGGGGCTGAGACAAGGCAGGCCAGTGCCGAGGAGAGGGTAGCGCCAAAAATCCCCGCCGTGATGAGGGGGCCGAATCCAGACACCATGCTCATGCTCTGCCCAAAAACCAGGCGGTCAGGAACTCCGGCACCCCCAGCGCACCAACCTCCGCCCTGGCCCTAAGGGATTTCCAGCCCCTGggccccatcctgctgccctCAGTACTTTCCCATCAACATTATCCAGGCAACAAAGTCCAGCCATGCCCAAAAGCCCGAGGAAGACGCGCTCCCCGGTGTGTCCTCATTACACGGGTGCTTTAATGGCGCAGGTGCCTCCCAGGTTGCGGGGGGGATGCCGGGCATGGGGCTGCCCCAGGAAACCCATCCCTTGTGGCACAAACCCGGCCAGGAGCAGGGACCGGGATGGGTGATGGCCCCGAGCAGCACCTGGTAGTAGTTGCTGAGCCCGTAGCGGCAGCTCTGCCGCTGGGCACAGGCGGTGAAGTTCCAGCCGTAGCCGCAGGCCAGTCCCTCGCAGCCCAGCGAGCCCACCGGCACACTGTCGTTCAGGCTGCCCGAGGCGTCCCGGACCACGCAGGCACCTGGGGGGACACACAGCGCCTGCTTACTGCCCGCTTACCATCCCAGCAGCCCTCCGGTGGGGCTGGAGCGGGGCCGGCATCTCTCTGCGGTTTCACGCAACCCGGCCCCATATCCCTGCAACATCCCCCAGGTCCCTGCCACGGGGCTGCCCCGCTGCACGATGGCTGTGAGCAATGCCATGAGCTGTGTTGCCAACCCAGGAGGACTTTGCCCCCCGTGGGGGCAGGAAGGAGGGTTGGCACCTGCAGCTCTCGCCTGAGGTATCAATGCCGGCGTCCAGAGCTTGCTCCCAGCTCCCATCCCCTGCATCCTCCCAGGCCACccagtttggggtgggggggtccctccCAGCTCACCCAAGGACGTGCCGCTTACCAATCGTAGCAGAAAGCACCAGGTAAGACACGGTGGTCCAGAAGATGGCCATCAAAGTGCCCTTGGGGATGGCCACGGCGGGATCCTGCCCAAGGGAGTCGCAGAGAGATGTCAGACAGCTTTCCAGCAGCACCGCTAAAACGGCATTTTAATTGTGGCTGCTAGACAGGATGAATTTTAATTCACTGCGACACAAAACCAGAGAGCATCTCCTGCCTGAGCCTTCCCCAAAGtttccagaagaaataaaataggaTCTAAAAGTTGGATCGAAACCAAACCCCCAGGGAAAATGGGCCTTGAGCCCTGAGAAATGCCAGCTCAGGCAGCAACGGTCAAAACCCACCTTCAGGTCACCCGAAATGTTGGCTCCAGCCAGGATGCCAGTTGCTGAcgggaagaaaatggaaaacaagccAAAGAAGGAGCCCTCGGGTCCACGCCAGCTGGGCACAAAGTTCTGGGCAAAGATGTCGGCtggggaggaagcagaggagaagCATTTGGGGCCTCCCAACCACCATTCTCCTGGCTGAAGCATCGCAGTGCCGGACAGAGGCACACCGCTGGTGGCAGGTCACCCATGAGAGGAAAACACCGTGCGTTTAATGACATCTCTCAGCGCGGAGCACCTTCCCACAGCAAACTGCTCCCCCAACAGCAGCAAAGAGCCAGGCTCCAGTGGTGCACATAGACCTGTTGAGCGTGACCCCAACCCGTGGTGGACCCACCTCGGTAGCTGAAGAAGCCCTTCGCTTGCTTCTCGGCGGTGGCCGGGATCACTGTCCCCACCAGGTAATTTATGAAGGAAACCAGGATGACCAGGAAAAACAATATCTGTGCCTGGCAGACCAGAAAGAGCCACCTGAGGGGTTGGGGTTTGGGCACCGAGAGGGTGAAAAACTCATTGGGAGAAACCCTTCGATTTTGGGGAGTTATGGGCATCCTCCACTCCTCGAATGCccggcaggcagcagggacagctcTGGGCAGCCCAGGGGAATAAGGTGAGCAGGAGAAGTGAGTGTTACCTTGGCCTCCCACTCCATGCCGGCCAGGGAGATGCCCAGCAGCACCGTCACGGTGACGACCCCGATGATGCGGATGTCGTTGGTGGGGTCTACGATGAGGGAGTtgtgctcctggggaggggaaACCACCCACAACATGGAAATAACCCTTTTCCTCACCAAACCACTGGGATTACCACAAGTTTTAGCAGCTTGTGGTTGATTATTGGTGGCCCAACAGGAGCACAAATGTTGATAATTAATACAGcgtgtgtggggaggaggtggggatggaggaggtggaggggatgGGACCCAGGGAACACACAGAGCCACTTTCTCACCTGCAGCAGGTCCCGGACAGTTTCGGCGAAGCCCACCGTGTGCATGGCCACGGCCACCGCATTTGCAAAGGCGAAGATCAGCCCGATGGAGCCGCCCAGCTCCGGCCCAAGGCTCCGCGAGATGAGGAAGTAGGTGCCCCCTAAGGTGGTGGGAACACGCCGTGGCGTTACCTGCCTCCACGATGTGTTTTCAGGCCCCCCCCTGCACCTTGCTAGGAGTTTACatccacagggcagccccagggtGGAGGAGGACCCGCCCGCGGTGGCCggaggctgtgctggggggaCACGCTACCTGACTTCACTTTGCCATTGGTGGATATGGCGGAGATGGACAAGCCGGTGATGGTGGTCACTGTCACGGACATCAGGATGATGAGCCACGTCAGGGCTGCGGGGAGAGGACATGGCTTTGTTcctgtgtcccccagccccacagagcccccccACATCGTCCTATGCTCGATGCTGCTGGCTTCCACCCCCGCTGTGGGTGTTTTGGGCCACCGGTGCCGCCGTCCTGCCCACGATGTGCCGCGGCACCCACCGATTCCCGCCTGGGCCGTGATCCAGGGTAAGCGCAAGTAGAGGATGACTCCCCAGATGTTCAGCATGCAGCGGATCTGGGGGGACAGAGAGGGGGAGCGGCCCTCAGAGTGCAGGCACCCGGGGACGGCTGGGGCCACGCCGGCTCCCCGGCTCCTCCGAGCAAAAACCAACCCAGAGGGCAGGGGAATCGTTCCGAGTGCAGAAGcttacagaaaaaatatatatattgggAAAAACATGATGATGAGGGGCAAATACACCGTGCCTCTGTTTCGGGGGTGGGAGGGCAGGATGATGCTCCCCGTGGGATGAGTCGCACTCACCATCACACCCTTCACCCACCCGAAGCGGACGGGCTCTGGCGCGGGGGCTCTGCCGggctcccccgccgcctcctccggcCCAGGCTCCGGGAGGCCATTGCTCCGCTGCGGGTCGGACACCGGCACGTGGAGGTGGCCTGGGTCAGGCTGCGGGGACAAGGGAAAGGGCGGTGAGGGCGGGCAGGGCTGAAGGCAGCCAGCCTTCCCCGGGAGGTGCGGGCAGGGCGAGAGTTCTGGCTGAGTGCACAGCTGGAAACAGCTGGATTATCCCTCCCAGGGCCGTCCTGGGGATGTGCTGGACCCATTGCAGGGAGCGGTGGCACAGCCAGGGGATGCTGGAGCTGCTGGCGGCACGGCCGAACCCCACCTTACCTTGAGGATGGAGTGCAGGTCCGCCAGCGAGGGCCTGCCCTTCCCGGCGTCGCCCACCCCCTTGCTGTTGGCGTAGTGCTCGTAGGCGGGCACCACGTCCACCGTGTTGTAGCCGAAGGTCCTGGTGCAGAGGGTGCTGCCGGAGAGGTGGGTGGGGTGAGTGCTGTCGCAGCCGGCCCCCTCGGATGGTGCGTAGGGACCCCAGCCGCCCTCCTCCATGCCCAGGAGGGTGCTGATGGTGAAGCGGCCGCTGCAGCGGGCCGGGGTGGCGGGCAGCTCTGCGACGGGCAGCTCGGCCATTGCCCCTGCCCAGGTGTCTGCCGGGCAAGGGCCAGGGCAGAGAGGGGCTCCCCAGCTTTATACCCGGCAAAACCAGAGCGAGGCAACTGGCACCCACCCACCACTGCTGCTAACGGGGGGAAAGGAATCGGCTCGAACCACCCCGAGCTggtcagggggaaaaaaatagctggaGGGGATATCAAAACCACCGTAATTGGTATCGCTGCCTCCCAGCGCTTGATGGGGGTGGCGATAACGGATTTGAGATTAAGTCCCAAGGACAGATTGACAGAGAAACACAGCCCTGAGTTTGCCTCCGGCCCCGACCCAGGAACACTCAGTTCCCACCGGGATTTATTATGGAAAATGGGAGCAAGACTCCCACGCACCCTCACCCTTCCCTGGGATACTGCCCCAGACCCGGCAGATCCTGTAAATCATCTTGGCTGGCCTCTGAGTTGTTGCCTGTGGCACTGAGCTGTGCCGGACACAGGGAGGGAAACAGCCCCTTTCTCTCAGGGTGAAACCAGGGGGAAGGGGGTTGTGCAAcatggaggggtgggagggatgcCCCTGCCCGGGAGCTGATGCTGAGGGGCTGGAAAGGGGGATGGAGGGGCCGGGGGACACAGAGTGGTGGCGGCCACAGTCCCTTCATGATtgcccagggctggagctggcagcCCTCTGGTGCGGGGCAGCAGAGATGCCCACGGTCCcactgcccccctcccctcccaacCCCAGGGAGGGGAAACCACTGAGCGCCCAGGGTtcaaaacccccccaaatcccacccCTGATGTAGGAAGCCACTTAAACCCTTCCCCACACCACACAAAACACAAGCTGAGGCCACGCTGCCGCTCAGTGTTCACCCTACAGCCACCAGCAGGCGAGGACAGGGGGAGGGACGTGCATCTTTTATACCTCTGAAGCCCGGTGTCACATGTGCTCTTAAAAGCACTTACAGATAAGATCGCTGAAGACAGCAGGCAATAAAATTTGAGGGCAGCACCAGAACCCATTTGAATTTCagccccctgtgctctgcaagttAATGGAAAATTcgggctgcctgccctgctgcctctggCTGTCTTTTGCATTCACGCACAAATTTTAACCTGCTTTTTGAGGACTCGCTTCAGCCCTGGTGTATTGTTTGTGTGGGAGCAGACGCCATCCACAATTGCATAAGCCCCGCGCGGGGCCAGCACGCACCTGCTTGCCCGGGAAGCTGAggacaggcagccctgcctgcagcgctcGCCTGCCTGCATCCGCGTGGCTCAGCCCTCGCAGCACCCGGGCATCGCCGGGCAAAACGCGCCGGCGCAGGCGGTGCCGCTGCCGGCCTCGGAGCGGGGAGAGGGTGAGCTGAGGACGAGGAAAAAgcctcactccagcacctcgtGCAGCACCTCCTGCAAGGTGGACACCAGCTTCCTCTCACAACAACAGATGCAGCAGCACACTCATGCCCAGCAGAAATGGCTTTATTTTAGAACCTCATTATTTCATCAAAAACGCTAAGTCGCCCCAACCAACACAAAGTCTCTTAAATGGGggcgtgtgtgtgtctgttaaATGCAGCGCGGTCTAAGATGCTCcgggagaggcaggaggactCCAGACGCCGGGCGAAGAGCGAAGTGAGTGGTATGATGCAACCCTGGTGTAGTGAAATAGCCGGATAGTAGGATGCGCTTGTCGTCGGCCTGATTCACAACACCAGCTGCAGCAACAATACCGGGGCCGTCCGGCGCTGGGGGCCGCGAGCAGCAGGAGAGCTCTGTGCACAGCCCTCTGCTCACGCCGGGAAGCTGCTTCTGCAGGGCCTTCCCTCGCTTCCAGCCGATCCCCCAGTTCATTCGGGCTATCAAATGCATCAAATGAACCTGAATGGAGTTAGGCAGAGAACGCTGCATTGCTTTACGCACGGCTTCTTTTATAGTTTGCCAAAGCGCTATATTCCGACaagttttaatgaagttttaattgTCCTGCTTGCATCCCCGTGGAAAAGGGAACCTACCGCCCTGGGTGACACGGGCCACGCAAGCGATGCAGGGGCTCAGCGCTGCAAACCCACCGTGTGGAGCAGGGCTCAATTCCAGGCACTGCAGGGAAGGAAGCCTGGGAAGAGAAAATAGATGGTTATTCAGGCAACCGCTGGCAACCCGACCCGATGGGGACAAGGGGATCATCTCCCGTTATCTTCTGGACGCCATTTCCATCCTTCCAACTTTACGCCCagacagaaacaggacaaaaatgCTGGTACAGGGACACTGACGGTATTTGGGCGCTGAACCCACCCCAGGGACACAGAACTGCCAATTAACAGTATCACCTTCTTTCCTCCAGGCTGGAAGGAAAACAACTCCCTTCCTTGAGAGGCTGGGGTTTATTAAGGTCAGGGAGAAAGTGTTGAGAGGGTaaacaaggacaaaaaaaaattcattaattttttctgaaCATAATTCCTTTGGCTCCTGCAAGGAACAAGGTCCAAGTGCTGTCCTAGACAAACACAGCGGTGGTGGGAGACCGTGGTGGAGAACAGAGGAGCCACCTCATTTAGCAGGTCTACTCCAGCCAGAgagtctggaaaacaaaacaaagtcaggATCGAGATGCAGAATCTGCAGTCAGTGGGGAAACCCAAGAAAAGGCAGAGGAGTAAGAACATATCTCACAGGCAGTAACCTGACCAGACAACCAGCTGAGCCAAGTGTACACCAGGGTAACAATGCAGGCACCACTGTGAAAATACTTAGAAGAATTAATGTtgtgggaataaaaaaaatcccacaaacacCAAAGAAACCAAGCTGAGAAGACAGGTCCCGCTGACAGCTCCACGACAGCATTTAGGAGGGGCCTTTGAGGCACATTTCAGCAGGTTTTCTGCTTATTGGCAGAAAACCTGTTCATTCTCACATGAGCTGGTTGTCTTCCATTAGCTCAGTTTGGTTTTTACCAGTGGTCCATGGTGAACCCCTGGGCAGagctttaacttattttttttcccctactggaCAGGTAACATAAGACAGAAGCTTATAATGAGTATTTCTAGATTCCCCTGCAACTCCCCTGTAAATCCAGACCACATCAACTCAGACCTCGTTCACTGAAGGACACGCAGACTGTAAAGCTTTAAG
Coding sequences within it:
- the SLC12A3 gene encoding solute carrier family 12 member 3 isoform X1, giving the protein MAELPVAELPATPARCSGRFTISTLLGMEEGGWGPYAPSEGAGCDSTHPTHLSGSTLCTRTFGYNTVDVVPAYEHYANSKGVGDAGKGRPSLADLHSILKPDPGHLHVPVSDPQRSNGLPEPGPEEAAGEPGRAPAPEPVRFGWVKGVMIRCMLNIWGVILYLRLPWITAQAGIGGCRGTSWAGRRHRWPKTPTAGVEASSIEHRTMWGGSVGLGDTGTKPCPLPAALTWLIILMSVTVTTITGLSISAISTNGKVKSGGTYFLISRSLGPELGGSIGLIFAFANAVAVAMHTVGFAETVRDLLQEHNSLIVDPTNDIRIIGVVTVTVLLGISLAGMEWEAKAQILFFLVILVSFINYLVGTVIPATAEKQAKGFFSYRADIFAQNFVPSWRGPEGSFFGLFSIFFPSATGILAGANISGDLKDPAVAIPKGTLMAIFWTTVSYLVLSATIGACVVRDASGSLNDSVPVGSLGCEGLACGYGWNFTACAQRQSCRYGLSNYYQSMSMVSGFGPLITAGIFGATLSSALACLVSAPKVFQCLCRDQLYPLIGFFGKGYGRNSEPIRGYMLTYVIAIGFILIAELNAIAPIISNFFLCSYALINFSCFHASITNSPGWRPSFRYYSKWAALFGATVSVVIMFLLTWWAALIAFGIVIFLLGYVLYKKPDVNWGSSMQASSYNMALNYSVGLSEVDEHIKNYRPQCLVLTGPPNFRPALVDFVGTFTKNLSLMLCGNVLIGPRKQKMPESRLMADGHTKWLVKRKIKAFYTDVVAEDLRSGVQMLIQAAGLGKMRPNILVLGYKRNWLTASPQSLEDYVGILHDAFDFKYGVCLMRMKEGLNVSRVMQAHVNPIFEAAEHPEENGTRGRAALGTAADPIALAGEQQASTIFQSEQGKKTIDIYWLFDDGGLTLLIPYLLGRKKRWGKCKIRVFVGGQINRMDEERKAIVSLLSKFRLGFHEVHILPDINQKPRPEHIKRFDDLIAPFRLNDGFKDEATVNEMRQGCPWKISDEEVDKNRAKSLRQVRLNEILLDYSRDAALIAITLPIGRKGRCPSSLYMAWLETLSQDLRPPIVLTRGNQENVLTFYCQ
- the SLC12A3 gene encoding solute carrier family 12 member 3 isoform X3: MAELPVAELPATPARCSGRFTISTLLGMEEGGWGPYAPSEGAGCDSTHPTHLSGSTLCTRTFGYNTVDVVPAYEHYANSKGVGDAGKGRPSLADLHSILKPDPGHLHVPVSDPQRSNGLPEPGPEEAAGEPGRAPAPEPVRFGWVKGVMIRCMLNIWGVILYLRLPWITAQAGIGGCRGTSWAGRRHRWPKTPTAGVEASSIEHRTMWGGSVGLGDTGTKPCPLPAALTWLIILMSVTVTTITGLSISAISTNGKVKSGGTYFLISRSLGPELGGSIGLIFAFANAVAVAMHTVGFAETVRDLLQEHNSLIVDPTNDIRIIGVVTVTVLLGISLAGMEWEAKAQILFFLVILVSFINYLVGTVIPATAEKQAKGFFSYRADIFAQNFVPSWRGPEGSFFGLFSIFFPSATGILAGANISGDLKDPAVAIPKGTLMAIFWTTVSYLVLSATIGACVVRDASGSLNDSVPVGSLGCEGLACGYGWNFTACAQRQSCRYGLSNYYQCLCRDQLYPLIGFFGKGYGRNSEPIRGYMLTYVIAIGFILIAELNAIAPIISNFFLCSYALINFSCFHASITNSPGWRPSFRYYSKWAALFGATVSVVIMFLLTWWAALIAFGIVIFLLGYVLYKKPDVNWGSSMQASSYNMALNYSVGLSEVDEHIKNYRPQCLVLTGPPNFRPALVDFVGTFTKNLSLMLCGNVLIGPRKQKMPESRLMADGHTKWLVKRKIKAFYTDVVAEDLRSGVQMLIQAAGLGKMRPNILVLGYKRNWLTASPQSLEDYVGILHDAFDFKYGVCLMRMKEGLNVSRVMQAHVNPIFEAAEHPEENGTRGRAALGTAADPIALAGEQQASTIFQSEQGKKTIDIYWLFDDGGLTLLIPYLLGRKKRWGKCKIRVFVGGQINRMDEERKAIVSLLSKFRLGFHEVHILPDINQKPRPEHIKRFDDLIAPFRLNDGFKDEATVNEMRQGCPWKISDEEVDKNRAKSLRQVRLNEILLDYSRDAALIAITLPIGRKGRCPSSLYMAWLETLSQDLRPPIVLTRGNQENVLTFYCQ